One genomic region from Streptomyces sp. NBC_00457 encodes:
- a CDS encoding nucleotide sugar dehydrogenase, with protein MATDLVVIGLGHVGLPLSRAAVSAGLATVGYDVSGTVVSGLAAGRSHVGGVLDAEVAVMLDAGFHATTDPAVLDGAQTVVICVPTGLTPEGLPDLSAVEDAARVVAARLRPGMLVVLESTSYPGTTEDVVRPLLEHGSGLQAGEDFHLAYSPQRIDPGNETWTIRNTPKVVSGCSALCAKYAVAFYSRFVDHLVVARGTREAEMAKLLENTYRYVNMALVDEVALFCHETGIDIWDVLHCAASKPFGFAPFRPGPGVGGHCIPVDPRYLAARAESQGFAFRTLAAAHEVLGRMPNHVVDRALALLTDVRGGPEGARALLLGITYKADVADVRETPAHPVAAGLLAAGAEVSYHDPYIAEFTVGGRSLPRTENLQEAMAQADVAILLQDHACYAREALGQARCALLDTRGKAVGSRVTLL; from the coding sequence ATGGCCACCGATCTCGTCGTCATCGGGCTGGGGCATGTCGGGCTGCCGCTGTCCAGAGCCGCCGTCTCGGCAGGTCTGGCGACCGTGGGGTACGACGTGTCCGGCACGGTGGTGTCGGGACTCGCCGCAGGACGCTCCCATGTCGGCGGCGTCTTGGACGCCGAGGTCGCGGTCATGCTGGACGCGGGCTTTCATGCCACGACCGACCCAGCGGTGCTGGACGGCGCGCAGACCGTGGTGATCTGTGTGCCGACCGGACTCACACCGGAAGGCTTACCCGACCTGTCCGCGGTCGAGGACGCAGCCCGGGTCGTCGCCGCCCGGCTGCGCCCCGGCATGCTCGTCGTCCTGGAGTCCACCAGCTATCCCGGCACCACGGAGGACGTCGTGCGGCCGCTGCTGGAGCACGGCAGCGGGCTGCAGGCGGGCGAGGACTTCCACCTGGCCTATTCGCCGCAGCGCATCGACCCCGGCAACGAGACGTGGACCATCCGCAACACGCCCAAGGTCGTGAGCGGTTGCAGCGCTCTGTGCGCCAAGTACGCCGTCGCGTTCTACTCCCGGTTCGTGGACCACCTCGTCGTGGCTCGCGGTACGCGGGAGGCGGAGATGGCCAAACTCCTGGAAAACACCTACCGGTACGTCAACATGGCCCTGGTCGACGAAGTGGCACTGTTCTGCCACGAGACCGGCATCGACATCTGGGACGTGCTGCACTGCGCCGCATCCAAGCCGTTCGGCTTCGCACCCTTCAGGCCCGGACCCGGCGTCGGCGGACACTGCATTCCCGTCGACCCCCGCTATCTCGCCGCGCGGGCCGAATCCCAGGGCTTCGCCTTCCGCACGCTGGCAGCCGCCCACGAGGTCCTCGGCCGTATGCCGAACCATGTCGTGGACCGGGCGTTGGCCCTGCTCACCGACGTCCGGGGCGGCCCTGAGGGCGCTCGCGCCCTGCTGCTCGGCATCACCTACAAAGCGGATGTGGCCGACGTCCGGGAGACGCCGGCGCACCCCGTGGCGGCAGGACTGCTCGCTGCCGGTGCCGAGGTGTCCTACCACGACCCGTACATAGCCGAGTTCACTGTCGGCGGACGGTCGTTGCCGCGCACCGAAAACCTCCAGGAAGCCATGGCCCAGGCCGATGTGGCGATCCTGTTGCAGGACCACGCCTGTTACGCCAGGGAAGCACTGGGCCAGGCTCGCTGCGCCCTGCTCGACACCCGCGGCAAAGCCGTGGGCAGCCGGGTCACCCTTCTCTGA
- a CDS encoding Ldh family oxidoreductase: MTAPTAPRAAAERTTVLVDHAELHASLTGLFTGHGIPDARARLAADALCHGDLTGLDSHGVFNLTRLYLPLLESGRCDPRAEPEALTDLGACAVVDARRALGLWGAAEAMDDAVARAGRHGVGLVSVRGATHFGCAGFHAVRAAHAGMIGVVASNCGGQRIARPPGGVVAMLGTNPLSVAAPALDGHPFLLDMSTTVAPTGRVRVAARRGTPVPAGWLEDAAGAPVTDPAAFDRGEAFLRWLGGTVEAGVHKGYGLGIAVELLAAVVSGAAVGPAPAALEGDGRPHGSDDGIGFFLLAIAPEVLRPGADVAAATRSLFGALVDCPPVPGGEPVRYPGWREAELATERRRHGIPLPPHLHAELTALGLLGGPGSPR; this comes from the coding sequence ATGACGGCACCCACCGCCCCGCGAGCGGCGGCCGAGCGCACAACCGTCCTCGTCGACCACGCTGAGCTGCATGCCTCGCTCACCGGCCTCTTCACCGGTCACGGCATCCCTGACGCGCGGGCACGGCTCGCCGCGGACGCGCTGTGTCACGGCGACCTGACCGGGCTCGACTCGCACGGCGTGTTCAACCTCACCCGGCTCTACCTGCCGTTGCTGGAGTCCGGCCGTTGCGACCCCCGCGCCGAACCAGAGGCCCTCACCGACCTGGGCGCCTGCGCGGTCGTCGACGCTCGACGCGCCCTGGGCCTATGGGGCGCGGCCGAGGCCATGGACGACGCCGTGGCACGGGCCGGCCGGCACGGGGTCGGGCTGGTGTCGGTGCGCGGGGCGACCCACTTCGGGTGCGCCGGCTTCCACGCCGTGCGCGCCGCGCACGCCGGGATGATCGGCGTGGTCGCGAGCAACTGCGGCGGCCAGCGCATCGCACGGCCCCCGGGCGGCGTGGTGGCGATGCTCGGCACCAACCCGCTGAGTGTCGCCGCGCCGGCCCTCGACGGACACCCGTTCCTGCTGGACATGAGCACCACCGTCGCGCCCACCGGGCGGGTCCGCGTCGCCGCCCGCCGCGGCACCCCGGTGCCCGCCGGCTGGCTGGAGGACGCGGCGGGCGCCCCGGTGACCGACCCGGCGGCCTTCGACCGCGGCGAGGCCTTCCTGCGCTGGCTGGGCGGCACGGTCGAGGCCGGCGTCCACAAGGGCTACGGGCTCGGCATCGCCGTGGAACTGCTGGCCGCCGTCGTGTCCGGCGCGGCCGTGGGCCCCGCGCCCGCCGCACTGGAAGGCGACGGTCGGCCGCACGGCAGCGACGACGGCATCGGCTTCTTCCTCCTCGCCATCGCCCCGGAGGTGCTGCGCCCCGGCGCGGACGTGGCCGCCGCGACCCGGTCCCTGTTCGGCGCACTCGTCGACTGCCCACCGGTACCCGGCGGCGAGCCGGTGCGCTATCCGGGCTGGCGGGAGGCGGAACTCGCCACCGAGCGCCGCCGCCACGGCATCCCCCTGCCCCCGCACCTCCACGCGGAACTGACCGCCCTCGGTCTCCTCGGCGGTCCCGGGAGTCCGCGATGA
- a CDS encoding M20/M25/M40 family metallo-hydrolase, which produces MSGLFTGRHRELLLDLLRLPSVNPLEAGPDDPPSRMPEILQRYATTAAEAGFRTVRLASPPAACLDRPGVPSTVRAAARDPRFLADQPSLLLRLGPERPPAHTVMFNVHLDTVAGYTPPAFDGARFTGRGAVDAKGPAVALLAGLRAAASHPAVGRDVTVLLQAVAGEEGGALGTYGTRPLLEAGHHGRLNVFCEPTGLRALPRATAAMTARITVAGEDAVDDHPDAGHNATVLLGFLSQHLAARLDGAVPGTRVCVAGLHTGRTHNRVHGAGTLLMNLSYRRTADGDRLRTEVTRHVADGLRHFTERFAGTREFARTARDAARITRLGWDKHSLPALDDADPWAEELLARAGARPAAGDPGFTCDAIWAAGLDDAFTTVLGPGCLAANRAHAPGEFVDLADLAEFADVVRRLVTFFAEAVPAQRPP; this is translated from the coding sequence GTGAGCGGCCTGTTCACCGGCCGGCACCGGGAATTGCTCCTGGACCTGCTGCGCCTGCCGAGCGTCAACCCCCTGGAGGCCGGCCCGGACGATCCGCCGTCCCGGATGCCCGAGATCCTCCAGCGGTACGCGACAACCGCCGCCGAGGCGGGATTCCGCACCGTGCGTCTTGCCAGTCCACCCGCCGCCTGCCTGGACCGCCCGGGTGTGCCGTCCACGGTCCGCGCCGCCGCCCGCGATCCGCGTTTCCTCGCGGACCAGCCCAGTCTGCTGCTGCGGCTGGGACCCGAGCGTCCCCCTGCGCACACCGTGATGTTCAACGTCCACCTGGACACCGTCGCCGGGTACACCCCACCCGCCTTCGACGGCGCGCGGTTCACCGGCCGTGGCGCGGTCGACGCCAAGGGACCCGCCGTGGCCCTGCTCGCCGGGCTGCGGGCCGCCGCGTCCCACCCCGCCGTCGGACGGGACGTCACCGTGCTGCTCCAGGCCGTCGCCGGGGAGGAGGGCGGCGCCCTGGGCACCTACGGCACCCGCCCGCTGCTGGAGGCCGGGCACCACGGCCGCCTCAACGTGTTCTGCGAGCCGACCGGACTGCGCGCGCTGCCCCGGGCCACCGCCGCGATGACCGCGCGGATCACCGTCGCAGGCGAGGACGCGGTGGACGACCATCCGGACGCCGGACACAACGCCACCGTGCTGCTGGGATTCCTGTCCCAGCACCTCGCCGCCCGCCTCGACGGGGCCGTACCCGGTACGCGGGTGTGCGTCGCCGGACTGCACACCGGCCGTACGCACAACCGCGTCCACGGCGCCGGCACGCTGCTGATGAACCTGTCGTACCGCCGCACCGCCGACGGCGACCGGCTGAGGACCGAGGTCACCCGGCACGTCGCCGACGGCCTGCGCCACTTCACCGAACGCTTCGCCGGTACCCGGGAGTTCGCCCGCACGGCGCGGGACGCGGCACGGATCACCCGGCTCGGCTGGGACAAGCACAGCCTGCCCGCGCTGGACGACGCCGACCCGTGGGCCGAGGAACTCCTGGCCCGCGCGGGAGCCCGGCCGGCGGCCGGCGACCCCGGCTTCACGTGCGACGCCATCTGGGCGGCCGGTCTGGACGACGCCTTCACCACCGTCCTCGGACCCGGCTGTCTCGCCGCCAACCGCGCCCATGCGCCCGGTGAGTTCGTCGACCTCGCCGACCTGGCGGAGTTCGCCGACGTGGTCCGCCGACTCGTCACGTTCTTCGCCGAAGCGGTGCCGGCGCAGCGACCTCCGTAG
- a CDS encoding Gfo/Idh/MocA family protein, protein MTGPLRLGVVGLGAISPYYLAAAERLPEWRLTAVCDARAQTLEQFPGPVARFSDHRTLLDRARPDALVVAVPNDVHLPLCRDALAAGVAVCVEKPLALTAAEGSALVDLARRYEVPLMTAFHRRYNEAVRALARRTTGREIRSVRVRYLERIEEHLGGEDWYLDPARCGGGCVADNGPNALDLVRLLLGELAVTGCEIHRDGSGVDRQAVIRLRGRTGTTASVELDWSYPGERKDIEVELAGGEVLHADMLAGHTGFKASLWHEYEAILTEFATLVRTGAPAGPGAHGGLAALELVEAAYRCARPALDTTAADADR, encoded by the coding sequence ATGACCGGACCCTTGCGGCTCGGCGTCGTAGGTCTCGGCGCCATCTCCCCCTACTACCTGGCCGCCGCGGAACGGCTGCCCGAGTGGCGGCTGACCGCCGTGTGCGACGCCCGCGCCCAGACCCTGGAGCAGTTCCCCGGCCCGGTGGCACGCTTCAGCGACCACCGCACGCTGCTGGACCGGGCACGACCGGACGCCCTCGTCGTGGCCGTGCCCAACGACGTTCACCTGCCCCTGTGCCGGGACGCCCTGGCCGCCGGCGTCGCCGTCTGTGTCGAGAAGCCCCTCGCCCTGACCGCGGCCGAGGGGTCCGCGCTGGTGGATCTGGCGCGGCGCTACGAAGTCCCGCTGATGACGGCGTTCCACCGCCGCTACAACGAAGCCGTCCGCGCACTGGCACGCCGGACGACGGGCCGGGAGATCCGATCCGTCCGGGTGCGCTATCTGGAGCGCATCGAGGAGCATCTCGGCGGCGAGGACTGGTACCTGGACCCGGCCCGCTGCGGCGGCGGCTGTGTGGCGGACAACGGCCCCAACGCCCTAGACCTGGTGCGGCTCCTGCTCGGTGAACTCGCCGTCACCGGCTGCGAGATCCACCGCGACGGCTCCGGCGTCGACCGTCAGGCGGTGATCCGCCTGCGGGGCCGTACGGGAACCACGGCCTCGGTCGAGCTGGACTGGTCGTACCCGGGAGAACGCAAGGACATCGAGGTGGAGCTGGCCGGCGGAGAGGTGCTGCACGCCGACATGCTGGCCGGACACACCGGCTTCAAGGCATCGCTGTGGCACGAGTACGAGGCGATCCTCACCGAGTTCGCCACGCTGGTCCGTACCGGTGCCCCGGCCGGCCCGGGGGCGCACGGCGGCCTGGCCGCGCTGGAACTGGTGGAGGCGGCCTACCGCTGCGCCCGGCCCGCGTTGGATACGACCGCAGCGGACGCGGACCGGTGA
- a CDS encoding DUF6917 domain-containing protein, whose translation MNPAEDGPKRVVRGSLVKVLVHRRTDRGMRLEEHAARCVRRGEVHELVTTDQWDPRPGARIDRVGFLGFAELLCGGVIDRGDLVRIGDTTVGTVLGFDACHLPNHYNILIHAARPVSGRDLGLGPETTVTFVQGRPGNHGTVPAPPGA comes from the coding sequence GTGAATCCGGCGGAGGACGGCCCGAAGCGTGTGGTGCGCGGATCACTGGTCAAGGTGCTCGTGCACCGCCGCACGGACCGCGGCATGCGGCTTGAGGAGCACGCGGCACGTTGCGTGCGCCGGGGCGAGGTGCACGAACTGGTCACCACCGACCAGTGGGACCCGCGCCCGGGCGCCCGGATCGACCGGGTGGGTTTCCTGGGCTTCGCCGAGCTGTTGTGCGGTGGTGTGATCGACCGGGGTGACCTGGTGCGGATCGGGGACACGACCGTCGGCACGGTGCTCGGCTTCGACGCCTGCCACCTGCCGAACCACTACAACATCCTGATCCACGCGGCGCGTCCGGTCAGCGGCCGGGACCTTGGCCTCGGGCCGGAGACCACCGTCACCTTCGTCCAGGGCCGGCCCGGGAACCACGGCACGGTTCCCGCGCCGCCCGGTGCCTGA
- a CDS encoding sugar phosphate isomerase/epimerase family protein: protein MSRHCAAGSGVRGFGPLTGIGDEAAPGIDGQLAALRRLGWHTIELRTVDGTALADLSAAAFGTLARRLADQGVTVTAVASRIGNWSRPITGDLGQDLAELDVLAERCATLGCRLVRIMSYPNDGLTETEWADRVLTRTAVLADRAERAGLVLMHENCAGWAGDRADRALRLLRAVDSPALRLLFDTGNGVPYGYRAPDMLRDLTPYVVHVHIKDAVRTPDGGTAYTLPGEGAAGVVECLELLAAHGYTGALSLEPHLAVRPHEGPARAGEDAADLFVRAGQALAGLLDAGQPVTGPLDGPV from the coding sequence ATGTCTCGGCACTGCGCCGCCGGATCCGGCGTCCGGGGGTTCGGGCCGCTCACCGGCATCGGCGACGAGGCGGCACCCGGCATCGACGGGCAACTGGCAGCGCTGCGAAGGCTCGGCTGGCACACCATCGAACTGCGCACGGTCGACGGCACAGCTCTCGCCGACCTCTCCGCGGCCGCCTTCGGCACGCTGGCCCGGCGGCTCGCGGACCAAGGTGTCACCGTGACCGCCGTCGCCTCCCGGATCGGCAACTGGTCCCGACCCATCACCGGCGACCTCGGCCAGGACCTGGCGGAACTCGACGTCCTGGCCGAGCGCTGCGCCACCCTCGGCTGCCGTCTGGTGCGGATCATGTCGTACCCCAACGACGGTCTGACGGAGACCGAGTGGGCCGACCGCGTCCTGACCCGCACGGCCGTCCTGGCGGACCGCGCCGAGCGTGCGGGCCTGGTGCTGATGCACGAGAACTGCGCGGGCTGGGCCGGTGACCGGGCCGACCGCGCGCTACGACTGCTGCGCGCCGTGGACAGCCCCGCCCTGCGGCTGCTGTTCGACACCGGCAACGGCGTCCCGTACGGCTACCGCGCCCCGGACATGCTCCGCGACCTCACCCCGTACGTCGTCCACGTCCACATCAAGGACGCCGTCCGCACCCCGGACGGCGGCACCGCCTACACCCTGCCCGGCGAGGGTGCGGCCGGGGTGGTGGAATGCCTGGAGTTGCTGGCCGCCCACGGCTACACCGGAGCACTGTCCCTCGAACCCCATCTCGCGGTTCGCCCCCACGAGGGGCCGGCCCGGGCCGGTGAGGACGCCGCCGACCTGTTCGTCCGGGCCGGACAGGCGCTCGCCGGGCTGCTGGACGCCGGACAGCCGGTCACCGGCCCGCTGGACGGCCCGGTGTGA
- a CDS encoding EF-hand domain-containing protein: MSTAVANDRLVKRFEKWDTDGNGVLEASDFQGEAARIAQNLGKSAESPEAQELHSAFQGLYQHLAQKAGVPAGGAISREQFLDATGEMLFKEGEASFNRALSPVVKALIRLCDDNHDGEIDAREFQAWLSAVGVPASQAGKMFQKVDTNGDGRLSEDELLQVVRDFHFGRLEVDLLG, encoded by the coding sequence ATGAGCACCGCTGTCGCCAACGACCGTCTGGTGAAGCGCTTCGAGAAGTGGGACACCGACGGCAACGGCGTCCTGGAGGCGAGCGACTTCCAGGGCGAGGCCGCCCGGATCGCCCAGAACCTCGGCAAGAGCGCCGAATCCCCGGAAGCGCAGGAGCTCCACAGCGCGTTCCAGGGGCTGTACCAGCATCTGGCCCAGAAGGCCGGCGTCCCGGCCGGTGGCGCCATCAGCCGGGAGCAGTTCCTCGACGCCACGGGGGAGATGCTGTTCAAGGAGGGTGAGGCGAGCTTCAACCGCGCGCTCTCTCCCGTCGTGAAGGCGCTGATCCGCCTGTGCGACGACAACCACGACGGCGAGATCGACGCCCGTGAGTTCCAGGCCTGGCTGTCCGCCGTCGGCGTGCCGGCCTCCCAGGCCGGGAAGATGTTCCAGAAGGTGGACACGAACGGCGACGGAAGGCTGTCCGAGGACGAACTGCTGCAGGTCGTCCGTGACTTCCACTTCGGTCGCCTGGAGGTCGACCTGCTCGGCTGA
- a CDS encoding Gfo/Idh/MocA family protein — MLQPLVVGLGRSGSGLHLNTLGSLARRTAATGDPLVALPAVGCDPRADSLRLLGTPGDVTAVTTLEQALRYVDPATAVVHVCTPPRLRHDLLAELAGHGFRRMIVEKPLAASLDELDALIRLRQEAGLDLVTVAHWITSRLAGRLRRLVSGGRLGSLRRITVDQHKPRFLRSLATDGHPSALDVEIPHSLALALDLAGPAELRAARCWDLRCEDRGLPRLGGAHVELEHRSGVVTLLRSDLGAPVRQRSVVCEFDGGTATAHFPLSEDDDHAQLVVDSFDRGTAAPSSGVLDADGVPGIGHHVFRDDALTDFLDVAYRGFSSGAGGVGNFPLACATARLLCAAREHCAVTPRAGAGSR; from the coding sequence GTGCTGCAGCCCCTCGTGGTCGGGCTCGGCCGGTCCGGATCAGGACTGCACCTGAACACGCTCGGCAGTCTGGCCCGGCGGACCGCGGCCACGGGAGATCCGCTCGTCGCCCTGCCCGCGGTCGGCTGCGACCCGCGCGCCGACAGTCTGCGGCTCCTGGGCACGCCAGGCGACGTCACGGCCGTCACCACGCTGGAACAGGCCCTGCGGTACGTGGACCCCGCCACCGCGGTGGTCCACGTGTGCACACCGCCCCGGCTGCGCCACGACCTCCTCGCGGAGCTGGCCGGACACGGCTTCCGCCGAATGATCGTGGAGAAACCCCTCGCCGCGTCCCTGGACGAACTCGACGCCCTGATCCGGCTCCGTCAGGAGGCCGGGCTCGATCTCGTGACCGTCGCCCACTGGATCACCTCCCGGCTCGCCGGCCGGTTACGCCGGCTGGTGAGCGGCGGACGGCTCGGCTCCCTGCGCCGTATCACCGTCGACCAGCACAAGCCCCGCTTCCTGCGGTCCCTGGCGACCGACGGGCATCCGTCCGCCCTGGACGTGGAGATCCCCCACTCCCTGGCGCTCGCGCTCGATCTGGCCGGACCGGCCGAACTCCGGGCCGCGCGCTGCTGGGACCTGCGCTGCGAAGACCGCGGACTGCCCCGCCTCGGCGGCGCGCACGTCGAACTGGAGCACCGTTCGGGCGTGGTGACGCTGCTGCGCTCCGACCTCGGCGCACCGGTCCGGCAGCGCAGCGTCGTCTGCGAGTTCGACGGCGGGACGGCCACGGCCCACTTTCCACTCAGCGAGGACGACGACCACGCGCAGTTGGTCGTCGACTCCTTCGACCGCGGTACGGCTGCCCCGTCGTCCGGAGTCCTCGACGCGGACGGAGTGCCCGGGATCGGACACCACGTCTTCCGGGACGACGCCCTGACCGACTTCCTGGACGTCGCCTACCGCGGCTTCTCCTCCGGCGCCGGAGGCGTCGGGAACTTCCCGCTCGCCTGCGCGACCGCCCGGCTGCTGTGCGCGGCCCGGGAACACTGCGCCGTCACACCGCGCGCCGGCGCCGGGAGCCGCTGA